The Lycium barbarum isolate Lr01 chromosome 12, ASM1917538v2, whole genome shotgun sequence genome includes a region encoding these proteins:
- the LOC132624171 gene encoding uncharacterized protein LOC132624171 codes for MANQGEQETRTMGETAVMLRDKVLQIEKHLQEIGRKIKEVDRLLEMVGNPPKESNPQEESEPQHEASEPVKEEEPEEGEEEPQDIEEEELEPVDVEVEEEEEPFEMFTEFAEEENDANEESDYYDPTNEGFDFYTPSPMLVARVFFAALL; via the exons atggcaaaccaaggagaacaagaaacgCGGACTATGGGAGAGACAGCTGTGATGCTAAGAGATAAGGTACTACAAATAGAGAAGCACCTCCAGGAAATAGGGAGGAAAATCAAGGAAGTAGACAGATTGCTGGAGATGGTTGGGAACCCGCCAAAAG AATCAAACCCACAAGAAGAGTCGGAGCCTCAACATGAAGCCTCCGAACCCGTCAAGGAAGAAGAACCAGAAGAGGGAGAAGAAGAGCCCCAGGATATAGAGGAGGAGGAATTAGAGCCAGTCGACGTAGAGgttgaggaagaagaggaaccATTTGAGATGTTTACCGAGTTTGCAGAAGAAGAGAATGATGCGAATGAGGAGTCTGACTACTATGACCCAACCAACGAGGGATTTGACTTTTATACACCCTCACCCATGCTG GTTGCAAGGGTGTTCTTTGCAGCtcttttgtga